In Ipomoea triloba cultivar NCNSP0323 chromosome 7, ASM357664v1, a single genomic region encodes these proteins:
- the LOC116025948 gene encoding mediator of RNA polymerase II transcription subunit 13 isoform X4, which translates to MWTNVFKIGGLHHISWFQFLPNESELNSLPDKSVKVDQKAAASWLVLSSHLQLQKEGFLSTWTNSFVGPWDPSQGLHNPDEKIKLWLFLPGHYSTVVEKAQPAVSRLRVLASGLWVAPGDSEEVAAALSHALRNCVERALKALSYMRYGDVFARYYPFSHNEDSLRRGQPVIEFFFTSTEEAVFVHAVISSKHVRALASGDIEKISKRSSHSSGNRLPVVVSPHGMRGRLTGCCPSDLVKQVYLSSGKCTSSNGIVALPYHVSQDSGCQLRGLNYFVEVTIGCPATGTGKTLRPHSNSQKSLPGHNMAESQAVAKVGQSRAPDICERMFIYPSEAVLVPVMQTAYAKSSLKRFWLQNWIGPSLSVSSSFIHCDSKGNSRDVSWIESNGVRTQHGYRSSSNSNNSSLSSISSSSSDSDYRAGDLEADADSLMCRQSGLSSSDQSHNGLKRPITGVSESYSQAGVTNSLNNDYTSMEVGNSAITGGNDQIGLQWGWDDDDRGGMDIQALLSEFGDFGDFFENDVLTFGEPPGTAESQALVFTGADCGDIGNSPCTSVMDLPEQMLAPVGYQSFDSFNPPPSLATIDDSVSKPQEVIKGTESSYQVNSTPASSTGEFDHLIKAEAMMTFAPEYGAVEAHASEISNSVFASPYIPKSRKVETANSSTNSYVYSANPPSSPLFGGSDENSGMAANFKTSAGKHDATSTLQSKKYYTHVDCRKDRNDKKLPNSENCATQEAQAAVSAFSVLDSTNTVKSVQSKSGKTDDGSFKAENVVPSIKTLFATEVECLMCQAFMCKIRHTLLSSNNPPVGSRFSASTILSQPPADSIVTIDNMSSKYEVKKKESIPARIAGDIDVRLLDGSFNSPVGVLRSASKGSKLMSSGIEACQSGPHNSYVEENMLSYGLRQPLQELLDGMALLVQQATSFVDVSLDADCNDGPFGWLALQEQWRRGFACGPSMAHAGCGGLLASCHSLDIAGVELVDPLSTDVQASFAISLLQSDVKSALKSAFGTLDGPLSVTDWCKGRAQSNDSAISGDGSLAESTASASECPDSSNTVTLSVGEPISPSPSSAMGSSSLKDGSRGDEATERRLSQDALSESEQLLNARLRPTIAAVPYPGILVGYQDDWLKTSPSSLQLWEKAPFEPYAMPKNMLYYVVCPDIDPLTKAATDFFQQLGTVYDTCKLGTHSPHSLGNEMEIDSGKNSSSGFVLIDCPQSMKIDSSSASMLGSISDYFLSLSNGWDLESFLKSLSKVLRTLKLSSCLNPKDGKSGPCTVIYVVCPFPEPLAVLQTVVESSTAIGSVMFASDKERRSTLHNQVGKALSYSAAVDEAFSNVLTLSGFCIPKLVLQIVPVDAIFRVTSPPLSELVILKDIAFTVYNKARKISRGSSNDMAPSSLSSRSHPVLMQMTSPVPGMWKDYGARGSSFQREGELDASLRHGTWDSSWQTSRAGGIGCDPNRIGDFVFQDEIRYLFEPLFILAEPGSLDRGLSFPVSGNLASESSKHLLDDVVSGSGDVGSSSMPEMSESDGSGSCHQKLHCCYGWTEDWRWLVCIWTDSRGELLDSYIHPFGGISSRQDTKGLQSLFVQILQQGCQILQACAPDASIANPRDFVIARIGCFFELECQEWQKALYAVGGSEVKKWSLQLRRSVPDGVTPSSNGTSLQQQEMNLIQERTLPSSPSPLYSPHSKASAFIKGGLVQPNARQQLIGGHTIVDNSRGLLQWVQSISFVSVSIDHSLQLVVQAESASQGTNQSSGVLGQPSYLEGYTPVKSLSSTSSSYVFIPSPNMRFLPPTILQLPTCLTAESPPLAHLLHSKGSAVPLSTGFVVSKAVPSMRRDARNISKEEWPSVLSVSLVDYYGGNRAPQEKALKGGGSKAGVGKGLSSETRDFETETHLVLENIAAELHALSWMTVSPAYLERRSALPLHCDMVLRLRRLLHFADKEVSRLPEKAQV; encoded by the exons ATGTGGACAAATGTGTTCAAGATT GGTGGTTTACATCACATATCGTGGTTTCAGTTTCTTCCTAATGAATCTGAGCTCAATTCTCTGCCTGATAAgag TGTGAAAGTTGATCAAAAAGCTGCTGCATCATGGCTTGTGCTCTCATCGCATCTACAGTTGCAGAAAGAAGGATTTCTGAGCACTTGGACCAATTCTTTTGTGGGACCGTGGGATCCGTCGCAGGGCCTTCACAATCCAG ATGAAAAGATCAAGCTCTGGCTTTTTCTGCCTGGGCATTATTCGACTGTTGTTGAGAAGGCTCAGCCTGCTGTTTCCAGATTAAGAG TTCTTGCATCTGGACTCTGGGTGGCTCCTGGGGACTCGGAAGAAGTTGCTGCAGCTCTATCTCATGCCTTAAGGAACTGTGTGGAAAG AGCACTGAAAGCATTGTCCTACATGAGATATGGAGATGTATTTGCCAGATATTATCCATTTTCACATAATGAAGATTCATTGCG GAGAGGCCAGCCAGTGATTGAATTCTTCTTTACTTCTACAGAGGAGGCAGTGTTTGTGCATGCTGTAATATCTTCAAA ACATGTACGAGCACTTGCAAGTGGTGACATTGAGAAAATATCAAAACGTTCATCACACTCTTCCGGAAACAGACTTCCAG TTGTTGTATCACCTCATGGAATGCGTGGGAGGCTTACTGGATGTTGTCCAAGTGACCTTGTGAAGCAAGTATATCTCAG TTCTGGCAAGTGTACCTCTTCAAATGGGATTGTGGCTCTACCGTACCATGTATCTCAAGACTCTGGTTGTCAGCTGAGGGGACTGAACTACTTTGTTGAAGTTACCATTGGGTGTCCTGCCACGGGAACTGGCAAGACATTGAGACCACATTCAAATTCACAGAAAAGCCTCCCAGGCCATAATATGGCAGAATCCCAAGCAGTTGCCAAAGTTGGTCAGAGCAGGGCACCAGATATTTGTGAAAGAATGTTCATTTATCCTAGTGAGGCTGTTCTAGTTCCAGTCATGCAAACCGCCTATGCTAAATCATCTCTCAAAAG ATTCTGGCTACAAAACTGGATTGGGCCGTCATTGTCCGTTTCTTCCTCCTTCATACATTG TGACTCAAAGGGTAATTCAAGGGATGTATCTTGGATTGAATCAAATGGAGTTCGCACTCAGCACGGTTATCGTAGTAGCAGCAATAGCAACAATAGTAGTCTTAGTAGCATTAGCAGCTCTTCAAGTGACAGTGATTACAGGGCAGGTGATCTTGAAGCAGATGCTGATTCTTTAATGTGTAGGCAGTCTGGCTTATCTTCTTCAGATCAGTCACACAAC GGCTTGAAGCGGCCAATAACAGGGGTTTCGGAGTCTTACTCTCAGGCAGGAGTTACAAATTCACTCAATAATGATTACACTTCCATGGAAGTTGGAAATTCAGCCATTACTGGAGGAAATGATCAGATTGGCCTTCAGTGGGGTTGGGATGATGATGACAGAGGTGGTATGGATATTCAAGCACTTCTCTCAGAGTTTGGGGATTTTGGCGACTTCTTCGAGAATGATGTTTTGACTTTTGGGGAG CCCCCAGGAACTGCAGAGTCCCAGGCTCTTGTGTTTACAGGGGCAGATTGCGGTGATATTGGTAACAGTCCCTGTACATCAGTAATGGATTTGCCAGAGCAGATGCTTGCACCTGTAGGTTATCAATCATTTGATAGTTTTAATCCACCTCCTTCTTTGGCAACAATAGATGACTCTGTGAGCAAGCCTCAAGAAGTTATAAAAGGCACTGAATCTTCATACCAAGTTAACAGCACTCCTGCATCTTCTACTGGGGAGTTTGATCATTTGATAAAGGCTGAAGCTATGATGACATTTGCTCCAGAATATGGAGCAGTTGAAGCCCATGCCAGTGAGATCTCTAACTCAGTCTTTGCAAGCCCATATATCCCAAAATCCCGAAAAGTAGAGACTGCAAATTCAAGCACGAATAGCTATGTATATAGTGCAAATCCGCCTTCTTCTCCTTTGTTTGGTGGGTCTGATGAGAATTCTGGCATGGCTGCAAATTTTAAGACGTCTGCAGGAAAGCATGATGCAACTTCTACCCTTCAATCAAAGAAATATTATACTCATGTTGACTGCAGAAAGGATAGAAATGATAAAAAGTTACCTAACTCTGAGAACTGTGCTACTCAGGAGGCTCAAGCAGCAGTATCTGCATTTTCTGTTTTAGATTCTACAAATACTGTTAAATCTGTCCAGAGCAAATCTGGTAAAACAGATGATGGCTCATTTAAAGCTGAGAATGTTGTCCCATCAATTAAAACTCTCTTCGCAACAGAAGTTGAATGCTTAATGTGCCAGGCATTTATGTGTAAGATACGACATACACTGCTATCATCCAACAATCCTCCTGTTGGTAGCAGGTTTTCTGCAAGTACCATTTTGAGCCAGCCACCTGCTGATTCTATTGTCACAATTGACAATATGTCAAGCAAATATGAGGTGAAGAAGAAAGAATCTATACCAGCTAGGATAGCTGGTGATATTGATGTAAGATTATTAGATGGCTCATTTAATTCGCCAGTTGGTGTTTTGCGTTCTGCTTCTAAAGGCTCAAAGCTGATGTCATCTGGTATAGAAGCCTGTCAATCTGGACCACATAATTCATATGTTGAAGAAAATATGCTTTCGTATGGGCTGAGGCAACCACTTCAAGAGCTTCTTGATGGCATGGCATTACTTGTGCAGCAAGCCACATCATTTGTTGATGTGTCTCTGGATGCAGATTGTAATGATGGACCCTTTGGTTGGCTTGCACTGCAGGAACAATGGAGGCGTGGATTTGCATGTGGGCCTTCTATGGCCCATGCAGGCTGTGGGGGACTTTTAGCTTCCTGTCATTCACTGGATATTGCTGGTGTTGAACTTGTTGATCCACTTTCGACTGAT GTTCAAGCTTCATTTGCAATTAGTTTGCTGCAGTCTGATGTCAAAAGTGCTCTCAAATCTGCATTTGGCACTTTGGATGGACCGCTATCTGTGACTGATTGGTGCAAAGGTCGTGCGCAATCCAATGATTCTGCAATTTCAGGCGATGGATCTTTGGCAGAGTCCACTGCAAGTGCAAGTGAGTGTCCAGATTCTTCAAATACTGTAACTTTGTCTGTTGGGGAACCAATAAGTCCATCTCCGTCATCTGCCATGGGATCATCATCCCTCAAAG ATGGATCAAGAGGGGATGAAGCAACAGAGCGAAGATTAAGTCAGGATGCTTTATCAGAGTCAGAGCAGCTATTAAATGCGCGGCTCAGACCAACTATTGCTGCAGTTCCATATCCTGGCATACTTGTTGG GTACCAAGATGATTGGCTTAAGACATCGCCTAGCTCTTTACAACTCTGGGAAAAGGCTCCTTTTGAACCTTATGCTATGCCAAAAAAT ATGTTGTACTATGTTGTATGTCCAGATATTGATCCCTTAACAAAAGCTGCTACTGATTTTTTTCAACAACTTGGAACTG TTTATGACACTTGCAAACTGGGTACCCATTCACCTCATTCTCTGGGAAACGAGATGGAGATAGATTCTGGGAAGAACTCATCTTCTGGTTTCGTTCTAATAGATTGCCCTCAGTCAATGAAGATAGACAGCAGCAGCGCATCTATGTTGGGATCGATCAGtgattattttctctctctctccaatGGTTGGGATTTGGAAAGCTTTTTAAAGTCTCTTTCAAAAGTCCTCAGAACTTTAAAACTGAGTTCATGCCTGAACCCAAAAGATGGAAAAAGTGGTCCATGCACG GTCATCTATGTTGTATGCCCCTTTCCTGAGCCTCTTGCGGTCTTACAAACTGTGGTTGAGTCTTCTACGGCTATTGGATCAGTCATGTTTGCTTCTGACAAAGAGAGGCGATCTACGTTGCACAATCAAGTTGGGAAGGCGTTAAGTTACTCAGCAGCGGTGGATGAAGCATTCTCGAATGTTTTGACTCTTTCGGGCTTTTGTATCCCTAAATTGGTTTTGCAGATAGTGCCAGTTGATGCCATTTTTAGGGTTACAAGCCCTCCACTTAGTGAGCTTGTCATCCTGAAGGACATTGCTTTCACTGTTTACAATAAAGCTCGTAAAATTTCTCGTGGATCCTCTAATGACATGGCTCCATCTTCCTTATCAAGTAGATCACATCCAGTCCTCATGCAAATGACTTCTCCTGTTCCCGGGATGTGGAAGGATTATGGTGCCCGGGGTTCTTCCTTCCAGAGGGAGGGTGAACTCGATGCTAGCTTGAGGCATGGTACTTGGGACAGTTCCTGGCAGACATCAAGAGCTGGAGGAATTGGATGCGATCCAAACAGAATCGGAGACTTTGTTTTCCAAGATGAAATCCGTTATTTGTTTGAGCCGCTTTTCATTCTTGCTGAACCCGGTTCTTTAGATCGTGGACTTTCATTCCCGGTTTCTGGGAACCTTGCATCTGAATCTTCGAAACATTTGTTGGATGATGTTGTAAGTGGAAGCGGAGATGTTGGATCAAGCTCTATGCCCGAAATGTCGGAATCAGATGGCTCTGGATCTTGCCACCAAAAGCTGCACTGTTGCTATGGATGGACTGAGGATTGGCGATGGCTAGTATGCATATGGACCGATTCAAGGGGAGAGCTGCTCGACAGTTACATACATCCCTTTGGAGGAATAAGTAGCAGGCAGGATACAAAGGGTCTACAATCGCTTTTCGTCCAAATTTTGCAGCAAGGGTGTCAGATACTTCAGGCGTGTGCCCCCGATGCTTCCATTGCAAACCCTAGAGACTTTGTGATTGCACGCATAGGATGCTTCTTCGAGCTCGAGTGCCAGG AATGGCAGAAAGCGCTATATGCCGTTGGGGGTTCTGAGGTGAAAAAGTGGTCTTTACAACTCCGACGATCTGTACCTGACGGGGTTACTCCGAGCAGCAATGGAACTTCGTTGCAACAACAGGAAATGAATCTAATACAAGAGAGAACGCTACCGTCTTCCCCTAGCCCACTGTACAGTCCCCACTCGAAGGCTTCTGCGTTCATTAAAGGTGGTTTGGTACAGCCCAACGCGAGGCAGCAGCTAATTGGCGGGCACACTATAGTGGATAATTCTCGAGGTTTACTTCAGTGGGTCCAAAGCATTAGTTTCGTCTCGGTCTCAATTGATCACTCGTTACAACTCGTGGTTCAAGCAGAATCAGCGTCTCAAG ggACAAATCAAAGCAGTGGCGTTTTAGGGCAGCCGAGTTATCTCGAAGGATATACTCCCGTGAAGTCGCTCTCGTCTACTTCTTCATCCTACGTATTCATTCCGTCACCCAACATGCGTTTCCTTCCCCCCACGATTCTTCAGCTTCCGACATGTCTCACCGCCGAATCCCCGCCATTGGCGCATCTTCTCCACAGTAAAGGCTCCGCAGTCCCGCTATCCACAGGCTTTGTGGTTTCAAAAGCCGTACCTTCGATGAGGAGGGACGCCAGGAACATTTCGAAAGAAGAATGGCCTTCGGTTCTTTCGGTCAGCCTTGTCGACTACTACGGAGGCAACCGCGCCCCCCAAGAGAAAGCATTGAAGGGCGGTGGCAGCAAAGCCGGGGTAGGAAAGGGATTGAGCTCAGAAACGCGGGACTTTGAAACGGAGACCCACCTGGTTCTCGAGAACATAGCTGCAGAGCTCCACGCTCTGTCGTGGATGACCGTAAGCCCCGCCTACCTGGAAAGGCGATCCGCTCTCCCTCTTCACTGCGACATGGTGTTGAGGCTTCGGAGGCTGCTCCATTTCGCCGACAAGGAAGTTTCTCGGCTGCCGGAGAAGGCCCAAGTTTAG